A genomic region of Streptomyces sp. NBC_00247 contains the following coding sequences:
- a CDS encoding DUF6221 family protein, whose amino-acid sequence MPDDLVTFLRARLAEREAAALAASGAGPAPSWQALGTGVYSLTDSLADDAPPLATTGPEIGGSDEDAARAEHIALHDPARTLREVEAVRGLLDRCGRPGPGETSSDPVSRSSTGGERADVDIAARHLALSYSDHPDYLVEWRP is encoded by the coding sequence GTGCCTGACGACCTCGTGACCTTCCTCCGCGCCCGTCTCGCCGAGCGCGAGGCGGCGGCGCTCGCGGCGAGCGGCGCGGGCCCGGCCCCGTCATGGCAGGCTCTGGGCACAGGCGTGTACTCCCTGACGGACTCCCTCGCGGACGATGCCCCGCCGCTCGCCACGACCGGCCCCGAAATCGGCGGTTCCGACGAGGACGCCGCACGTGCCGAGCACATCGCGCTGCACGATCCGGCGCGCACCCTGCGGGAGGTCGAAGCGGTGCGGGGGCTGCTGGACCGGTGCGGGAGGCCCGGTCCGGGCGAGACTTCCTCGGACCCGGTGAGCCGCTCCTCGACCGGTGGGGAACGCGCGGACGTCGACATCGCCGCGCGTCACCTCGCGCTGTCGTACTCCGATCACCCGGACTACCTCGTCGAGTGGCGTCCGTAG
- a CDS encoding SDR family NAD(P)-dependent oxidoreductase produces MRIDLTGKKAVVSGSSQGIGLAIASGLAAAGASVVLTGRDADRLESAARTLRDGAPNADVGSVACDLVTEEGAEQLQRAVPEADVLVNNLGIFGARPPLEITDEEWRTYFDSNVLSAVRLIRRYLPGMKDRGWGRVQNIASDSAIVIPAEMIHYGVSKTALLAVSRGFAKEAAGTGVTVNSVIAGPTHTGGVEKFVYELVDEDLPWDEAQRAFMRLHRPQSLLQRLIEPEEIANLVVYLSSAQASATTGAAVRVDGGYVDSIVP; encoded by the coding sequence GTGCGTATCGACCTGACGGGCAAGAAGGCGGTCGTCTCCGGATCGTCGCAGGGCATCGGTCTCGCCATCGCGTCGGGCCTGGCCGCCGCGGGCGCCTCGGTGGTGCTGACGGGACGCGACGCGGACCGCCTGGAGTCGGCGGCGCGGACCCTGCGTGACGGGGCCCCGAACGCGGACGTCGGGAGCGTAGCCTGCGACCTGGTCACAGAGGAGGGCGCCGAGCAGCTCCAGCGGGCCGTTCCGGAGGCCGACGTCCTCGTCAACAACCTCGGCATCTTCGGGGCGCGCCCTCCGCTGGAGATCACCGACGAGGAGTGGCGGACCTACTTCGACTCGAACGTCCTCAGCGCGGTCCGGCTGATCCGCCGCTATCTGCCCGGGATGAAGGACAGAGGCTGGGGGAGGGTGCAGAACATCGCGAGCGACTCGGCGATCGTGATCCCCGCCGAGATGATCCACTACGGCGTGTCCAAGACCGCGCTGCTCGCGGTCTCCCGGGGGTTCGCCAAGGAAGCGGCCGGCACCGGTGTGACGGTCAACTCGGTGATCGCCGGCCCCACCCACACCGGAGGCGTGGAGAAGTTCGTGTACGAACTCGTGGACGAGGACCTGCCCTGGGACGAGGCGCAGCGCGCGTTCATGCGCCTGCACCGGCCCCAGTCACTGCTCCAGCGCCTCATCGAACCCGAGGAGATCGCCAACCTGGTGGTCTACCTCAGCTCCGCCCAGGCCTCCGCCACCACGGGGGCGGCGGTCCGGGTGGACGGCGGATACGTCGACTCGATCGTGCCCTGA
- a CDS encoding DUF5670 family protein, protein MVPLLLVLLLALVLFGAGFALNILWWIAVIVLVVWLLGFFVRPASSGRKGRWYRW, encoded by the coding sequence ATGGTCCCGCTTCTTCTTGTGCTGCTTCTCGCTCTTGTTCTCTTCGGTGCCGGATTCGCTCTTAACATACTGTGGTGGATCGCCGTGATCGTACTGGTGGTGTGGCTGCTGGGCTTCTTCGTGCGCCCGGCCTCCAGTGGCCGGAAGGGACGCTGGTACCGCTGGTGA
- a CDS encoding ribonuclease H family protein → MDESIIAACDGASKGNPGPAAWAWVVADAAGRPQRWEAGPLGTATNNVAELTALRSLLESTDPAVPVEVRMDSQYAMNAVTKWLPGWKRNGWKTSGGKPVANKELVVRIDELLAGRRVRFQYVPAHQVGGDPLNALADQAASEAAVTQLPAGTAHGTAALPEPAPSRAVKSAPGKTAKASSGGARAGATIRAKFAGRCRCGKPYAAQEMIAKNPAGWGHPECRTEPA, encoded by the coding sequence ATGGACGAGAGCATCATCGCCGCGTGTGACGGGGCGTCGAAGGGCAACCCCGGGCCCGCCGCCTGGGCGTGGGTGGTCGCGGACGCGGCGGGGCGCCCGCAGCGCTGGGAGGCGGGACCGCTGGGCACCGCCACCAACAACGTCGCCGAGCTGACCGCCCTGCGCTCACTGCTGGAGTCGACCGACCCGGCGGTGCCGGTCGAGGTGCGCATGGACTCGCAGTACGCCATGAACGCGGTGACCAAGTGGCTGCCCGGCTGGAAGCGCAACGGCTGGAAGACCTCGGGCGGCAAGCCGGTCGCCAACAAGGAGCTGGTCGTCCGCATCGACGAGCTGCTGGCGGGCCGCCGGGTGCGCTTCCAGTACGTACCCGCCCACCAGGTCGGCGGCGATCCGCTGAACGCGCTGGCCGACCAGGCCGCCAGTGAGGCGGCCGTGACGCAGCTGCCCGCCGGTACCGCCCACGGGACGGCCGCCCTGCCCGAGCCGGCCCCCTCACGGGCGGTGAAGAGCGCGCCGGGGAAGACCGCGAAGGCGTCCTCCGGCGGAGCCCGCGCGGGGGCCACGATCCGGGCCAAGTTCGCCGGTCGGTGCCGCTGCGGCAAGCCCTACGCGGCTCAGGAGATGATCGCGAAGAACCCGGCGGGCTGGGGCCACCCGGAGTGCCGCACCGAGCCCGCCTGA
- a CDS encoding WhiB family transcriptional regulator — MENWRTRAACREEDPDLFFPIGSTGPALVQAEEAKAVCHTCPVREQCLRWALDNNQDAGVWGGLAEDERRALKRRDRRRVGQRG; from the coding sequence ATGGAGAACTGGCGCACACGAGCGGCCTGCCGCGAGGAGGACCCGGACCTCTTCTTCCCGATCGGGAGCACCGGGCCCGCGCTCGTCCAGGCCGAGGAAGCCAAAGCCGTCTGCCACACCTGCCCCGTACGGGAGCAGTGCCTGCGATGGGCCCTCGACAACAACCAGGACGCGGGGGTGTGGGGCGGACTGGCGGAGGACGAACGCCGCGCGCTCAAGCGCCGCGACCGCCGCAGGGTGGGTCAGCGCGGCTGA
- a CDS encoding ATP-binding protein, whose amino-acid sequence MHHQVLTNDSSSHGPTDSRVEFVCRPQRAAEARDAIAAFLERLDPPPRSDTVQNLLLLVSELVTNAIRHAGGVSSLRFAADRRALQIRVSDRSSAHPQDRTPDLTGRTGGFGWPMIRRLAHDVQVRSREGGGKVVVATIGR is encoded by the coding sequence ATGCACCATCAGGTTCTGACCAACGATTCCTCTTCCCACGGGCCGACTGACTCACGGGTCGAATTCGTCTGCCGTCCGCAGCGTGCCGCCGAAGCCCGGGACGCGATCGCCGCCTTTCTCGAACGGCTCGATCCACCGCCCCGTTCCGACACGGTCCAGAACCTGCTCCTGCTCGTGTCGGAACTGGTGACCAACGCGATCCGCCATGCCGGGGGTGTGTCCTCGCTCCGGTTCGCAGCGGATCGCCGGGCCCTGCAGATCCGGGTCTCCGACCGCAGTTCCGCCCACCCCCAGGACCGCACCCCCGACCTCACGGGCCGGACCGGCGGCTTCGGCTGGCCCATGATCCGGCGGCTCGCGCACGACGTGCAGGTGCGGAGCCGGGAGGGTGGCGGGAAGGTCGTCGTGGCCACGATCGGCCGCTGA
- a CDS encoding rhamnogalacturonan lyase, protein MNPTSAFARSPHPRGRRRRTARTRTLVSSLTAALLAAAGLVAAGQTSHAATLRQAEALDRGVVSVHTDTGNLISWRWLGTDPDAVAFNVYRAGTKVNASPITGSTNYFHADAPATADYTVRAVVGGVEQADSVHAVQFRSGYKDVPISPPAGGTTPDGVAYTYEANDVSVGDLDGDGALDFVLKWQPTNAKDNSQSGYTGNTVVDGIKLDGTRLWRVDLGRNIRSGAHYTQFQVYDYDGDGEAEVAMKTSDGTVDGKGTTIGSASADHRNSSGYVLTGPEYLTMFNGRTGAAMGSVDYVPARGTVSSWGDSYGNRVDRFLAGTAYLDGSRPSLIMARGYYTRTVIAAWDWRGGAFTRRWTFDTSSSTNTGRGYDGQGNHQLSVADVDADGKDEIVYGAMAVDDNGASLWTTKNGHGDAQHVGDLDPSRAGLEEFKVDEDSSKPSSWMADARTGQILWSTPASGDNGRGVSGDIWSGSPGAESWSSAADGVRSPSGAVVASRKPSSTNFLTWWDGDTTRELLDSTHIDKYGTSSDTRLLTGASVHANNGTKATPAISGDLFGDWREEVVWPTTNNTALRIYSTPYETTTRITTLLHDTQYRTALAWQNTAYNQPPHPSFAIGSGMPTAPRPAITTP, encoded by the coding sequence GTGAACCCCACATCCGCTTTTGCCCGTTCCCCCCACCCTCGTGGCAGGCGCCGCCGGACCGCCCGGACCCGCACGCTGGTCAGCTCGCTGACCGCCGCTCTCCTCGCCGCCGCCGGCCTCGTCGCCGCGGGACAGACCTCGCACGCCGCCACTTTGCGGCAGGCCGAGGCGCTGGACCGGGGCGTCGTCAGCGTGCACACCGACACCGGCAACCTCATCAGCTGGCGCTGGCTCGGCACGGACCCCGACGCCGTCGCGTTCAACGTCTACCGGGCCGGTACCAAGGTCAACGCCTCACCCATCACGGGCTCGACCAACTACTTCCACGCCGACGCCCCCGCCACGGCCGACTACACCGTCCGCGCCGTGGTCGGCGGCGTCGAACAGGCCGACTCCGTCCACGCCGTCCAGTTCCGCTCCGGATACAAGGACGTGCCGATCAGCCCGCCCGCCGGCGGCACCACCCCGGACGGCGTCGCCTATACCTACGAGGCCAACGACGTCTCCGTGGGCGACCTGGACGGCGACGGAGCCCTCGACTTCGTCCTCAAGTGGCAGCCCACCAACGCCAAGGACAACTCTCAGTCCGGCTACACCGGCAACACCGTCGTCGACGGAATCAAACTCGACGGCACCCGGCTGTGGCGCGTCGACCTGGGCCGCAACATCCGCTCGGGCGCGCACTACACGCAGTTCCAGGTGTACGACTACGACGGCGACGGCGAGGCCGAAGTCGCGATGAAGACCTCGGACGGCACGGTCGACGGCAAGGGAACCACCATCGGCAGCGCCTCCGCCGACCACCGCAACTCCTCGGGCTACGTCCTCACCGGCCCCGAGTACCTGACCATGTTCAACGGCCGTACCGGCGCGGCCATGGGATCCGTCGACTACGTCCCCGCCCGCGGCACCGTCTCCTCGTGGGGCGACTCCTACGGCAACCGGGTCGACCGCTTCCTCGCCGGGACGGCCTACCTCGACGGCTCCCGGCCCTCCCTCATCATGGCGCGCGGCTACTACACACGTACCGTCATCGCCGCCTGGGACTGGCGGGGCGGCGCGTTCACCCGGCGGTGGACCTTCGACACCAGCAGCTCCACCAACACCGGCCGGGGATACGACGGCCAGGGCAACCACCAGCTGTCCGTCGCCGACGTCGACGCCGACGGCAAGGACGAGATCGTGTACGGTGCCATGGCGGTGGACGACAACGGCGCCTCTCTGTGGACCACCAAGAACGGCCACGGCGACGCCCAGCACGTCGGCGACCTCGACCCCTCCCGGGCAGGCCTGGAGGAGTTCAAAGTGGACGAGGACAGCTCCAAGCCCTCGTCCTGGATGGCCGACGCGCGCACCGGACAGATCCTCTGGTCGACCCCCGCCAGCGGTGACAACGGCCGCGGCGTCTCCGGCGACATCTGGTCCGGCAGCCCCGGCGCCGAGTCCTGGTCCTCGGCCGCGGACGGCGTGCGCAGCCCCTCCGGCGCCGTCGTCGCCTCCCGCAAGCCGTCCAGCACCAACTTCCTGACCTGGTGGGACGGCGACACCACACGCGAACTGCTCGACTCCACCCACATCGACAAGTACGGCACCTCGTCCGACACCCGGCTGCTCACCGGTGCCTCCGTGCACGCCAACAACGGCACGAAGGCCACCCCCGCGATCTCCGGGGACCTCTTCGGCGACTGGCGCGAAGAAGTCGTCTGGCCGACGACCAACAACACCGCCCTGCGGATCTACTCCACGCCGTACGAGACCACGACCCGCATCACCACGCTGCTCCACGACACCCAGTACCGCACCGCTCTGGCCTGGCAGAACACGGCCTACAACCAGCCCCCGCACCCGAGCTTCGCCATCGGCAGCGGGATGCCGACAGCCCCGCGGCCGGCGATCACGACGCCGTAG
- a CDS encoding PP2C family protein-serine/threonine phosphatase: MVQSRSVQWIPAVVIVLAVVVDLLTPHDVTSAPLLIAAPVIAGPLLRPRGIVLTGLASMAVHAVLARVDGTFGWHRGVANQLTLLAVTVLALFINRRLDRQNAHTLRARQVAAVAQRAVLPDPPERIGALRVAARYVPAEDEALIGGDLYVVQDTPHGIRALIGDVRGKGLGAVSAVCSDLGAFRYAADEAEDLAALARAMERALTREGDRRGGLERAEGFTTGLLAEFAADLSSVRLVNRGHPPPVLLDVQGAATLLVPSEEAPPLGIGALQDWTAPIDTFDFPPGATLILYTDGVSESRDSAGTFYDATLRLPVLARRRIALGDPVAPGQILDALIRDVRRHTGDRPQDDQALLALHRPPEATFRW, from the coding sequence GTGGTGCAGTCGAGGAGTGTGCAGTGGATCCCCGCCGTCGTCATCGTTCTGGCGGTCGTCGTCGACCTGCTGACCCCGCACGACGTGACCTCGGCGCCGCTGCTCATCGCGGCACCGGTCATCGCGGGCCCGCTCCTGCGGCCCCGGGGCATCGTTCTGACCGGGCTCGCCTCGATGGCCGTGCACGCGGTGCTCGCACGCGTCGACGGCACCTTCGGCTGGCACCGGGGGGTCGCCAACCAGCTCACCCTGCTGGCCGTGACCGTACTGGCGCTCTTCATCAACCGGAGGCTGGACCGCCAGAACGCCCACACCCTGCGCGCCAGGCAGGTGGCCGCCGTGGCCCAACGCGCCGTCCTGCCCGACCCGCCCGAGAGGATCGGGGCCCTGCGCGTCGCGGCACGCTACGTACCCGCCGAGGACGAGGCACTCATCGGAGGCGACCTCTACGTCGTCCAGGACACCCCGCACGGCATCCGCGCCCTGATCGGCGACGTACGGGGCAAGGGCCTCGGTGCGGTCAGCGCGGTCTGCTCCGACCTCGGTGCCTTCCGGTACGCGGCGGACGAGGCCGAGGACCTCGCCGCCCTGGCCCGAGCCATGGAACGGGCCCTCACCCGGGAGGGCGACCGGCGCGGCGGACTGGAACGGGCGGAGGGCTTCACGACGGGCCTGCTCGCCGAATTCGCCGCCGACCTCTCGTCCGTACGCCTCGTCAACCGGGGGCATCCCCCACCGGTCCTGCTCGACGTGCAGGGCGCCGCGACGCTGCTCGTTCCGTCCGAGGAAGCGCCCCCGCTGGGCATCGGCGCGCTGCAGGACTGGACGGCGCCCATCGACACCTTCGACTTCCCGCCCGGCGCCACCCTCATCCTCTACACCGACGGCGTCAGCGAGTCCCGGGACAGCGCCGGCACCTTCTACGACGCCACCCTGCGACTGCCCGTCCTGGCCAGGCGCCGCATCGCCCTGGGCGACCCGGTCGCCCCGGGACAGATCCTCGACGCGCTGATCCGCGACGTCCGGCGCCACACCGGCGACCGGCCGCAGGACGACCAGGCACTGCTCGCCCTGCACCGCCCGCCGGAAGCAACTTTTCGGTGGTAG
- a CDS encoding ABC transporter ATP-binding protein, with protein sequence MDMEFTAWSSLHSVMNAERDRRPFSGATLRRILDFARPHRRRLLRFLVVSVAGALLAVATPVLAGKVVDAIVRGGPSDTVVRLALLIALIAVADAGLGLVTRWLSSNLGEGLILDLRTAVFDHVQRMPVAFFTRTRTGALVSRLNSDVIGAQRAFSNTLSGVVSNLVTLVLTLAVMLGISWRITLLALVLLPVFVVPARRRGARMASLQREAAAHNAAMATQMTERFSAPGATLVKLFGRPADESAEFAARARRVRDIGVRTAMAQSGFITALTLVSALALALVYGLGGHYAQQGTLEPGAVVSLALLLTRLYAPLTSLAGARVEVMSALVSFERVFEILDLKPLIAEKPDARRVPDGPVSVEFDGVSFGYPSADKVSLASLEAVAALDDRGGAEVLHQVSFTARPGRMVALVGSSGAGKSTIAQLLPRLYDADAGAVRLNGVDVRDLTADSLRETIGMVTQDGHLFHESVRANLLLARPEATEDEIWDALRRSRLDGLVASLPDGLDTVVGERGYRLSGGERQRLTIARLLLARQRVVILDEATAHLDSTSEVSVQEALAEALEGRTALVIAHRLSTVRAADQILVVEAGRIVERGTHEELLAVGGRYEELYRTQFERPDTAPHAVG encoded by the coding sequence ATGGACATGGAATTCACCGCCTGGTCGTCGCTGCACAGCGTGATGAACGCCGAGCGCGACCGTCGGCCGTTCTCCGGGGCGACCCTGCGCCGCATCCTCGACTTCGCCCGCCCGCACCGCCGCCGTCTGCTGCGGTTCCTGGTCGTCAGCGTGGCGGGAGCCCTGCTCGCGGTGGCCACCCCGGTCCTCGCGGGCAAGGTGGTCGACGCGATCGTGCGGGGTGGCCCGAGCGACACCGTCGTCCGTCTCGCGCTCCTCATCGCGCTCATCGCGGTGGCCGACGCGGGCCTCGGCCTGGTCACCCGCTGGCTGTCGTCCAACCTGGGCGAGGGGCTCATCCTCGATCTGCGGACGGCGGTCTTCGACCACGTCCAGCGGATGCCGGTGGCCTTCTTCACCCGTACGCGCACGGGGGCGCTGGTGAGCCGGCTGAACAGCGACGTCATCGGGGCGCAGCGGGCCTTCAGCAACACCCTCTCGGGCGTGGTCTCCAACCTCGTGACCCTGGTCCTGACGCTCGCCGTGATGCTCGGCATCTCCTGGCGGATCACGCTGCTCGCCCTGGTGCTGCTGCCGGTGTTCGTCGTCCCGGCCCGCCGCCGGGGCGCCCGGATGGCTTCGCTGCAACGCGAGGCCGCCGCGCACAACGCGGCGATGGCGACGCAGATGACGGAGCGTTTCTCGGCGCCGGGCGCGACCCTCGTCAAGCTGTTCGGGAGGCCGGCGGACGAGTCCGCCGAGTTCGCCGCCCGGGCCCGCCGGGTACGGGACATCGGTGTCCGTACGGCCATGGCGCAGTCCGGCTTCATCACCGCCCTCACCCTGGTCTCCGCGCTGGCGCTCGCGCTGGTCTACGGACTCGGCGGCCACTACGCCCAGCAGGGCACGCTCGAACCCGGTGCCGTCGTCTCGCTCGCCCTGCTGCTGACCCGTCTGTACGCGCCGCTCACCTCGCTCGCCGGGGCGCGGGTGGAGGTGATGAGCGCCCTGGTGAGCTTCGAGCGCGTCTTCGAGATCCTGGACCTGAAGCCGCTGATCGCCGAGAAGCCGGACGCACGGCGGGTGCCGGACGGGCCGGTCTCGGTGGAGTTCGACGGCGTCTCGTTCGGTTATCCGTCCGCCGACAAGGTCTCCCTGGCATCGCTGGAGGCGGTCGCCGCGCTGGACGACCGGGGCGGCGCCGAGGTGCTGCACCAGGTGTCCTTCACGGCGCGACCGGGCCGGATGGTCGCGCTGGTCGGCTCGTCGGGGGCGGGGAAGTCCACCATCGCGCAGCTGCTCCCCCGCCTGTACGACGCCGACGCGGGGGCTGTCCGGCTGAACGGCGTGGACGTCCGCGACCTGACCGCCGACTCGCTGCGCGAGACGATCGGCATGGTGACCCAGGACGGGCACCTGTTCCACGAGTCCGTGCGGGCCAACCTGCTGCTGGCCCGGCCGGAGGCCACCGAGGACGAGATCTGGGACGCCCTGCGCCGCTCGCGGCTCGACGGGCTGGTGGCCTCGCTCCCGGACGGGCTGGACACGGTGGTCGGCGAGCGCGGCTACCGGCTCTCGGGTGGCGAGCGGCAACGGCTCACCATCGCCCGGCTGCTGCTGGCCCGTCAGCGGGTGGTGATCCTCGACGAGGCGACCGCGCACCTCGACTCCACCTCGGAGGTGTCGGTGCAGGAGGCGCTGGCCGAAGCCCTGGAGGGCCGGACCGCGCTGGTGATCGCCCACCGGCTCTCGACGGTGCGCGCGGCCGACCAGATCCTCGTCGTGGAGGCGGGGCGCATCGTCGAACGCGGCACCCACGAGGAACTCCTCGCCGTCGGCGGACGGTACGAGGAGCTGTACCGCACCCAGTTCGAGCGCCCGGACACCGCGCCGCACGCGGTGGGGTGA
- a CDS encoding YkvA family protein has product MDLTAWLVIGAVAALLTMGVAAVLLVRVVRARKLLTQAGIPLRSKALFWAAVIYTISPVDLIPDPVYLDDIGFLLVALRSLHSAASAAGIGTRAGAGRRSREKTLPRVTPDGG; this is encoded by the coding sequence ATGGACCTCACCGCTTGGCTCGTCATCGGCGCTGTCGCCGCGCTGCTCACCATGGGTGTCGCCGCCGTCCTGCTCGTACGCGTGGTGCGTGCGCGCAAACTCCTCACCCAGGCCGGGATCCCGCTCCGCTCCAAGGCCCTGTTCTGGGCAGCGGTGATCTACACGATCTCGCCCGTCGACCTCATCCCCGATCCCGTCTACCTCGACGACATCGGCTTCCTCCTCGTCGCCCTCCGCTCCCTGCACTCGGCCGCGAGCGCGGCCGGCATCGGGACGCGGGCGGGCGCGGGCCGGCGGAGCCGCGAGAAGACGCTGCCCAGGGTCACGCCCGACGGCGGCTGA
- a CDS encoding LCP family protein, whose product MDAQGRGRADDIDPADQWVLNPSTGEYELRLTPSAPRPGRAGVPSPRGPVKAEGSRGSTPARPDRETRAPGRTESPAGLPGPRGRRGARAEPPGRRGARNKRRPRSKRVLLWTGGSMAFVLVAVSAAGYAYLKHLEGNVTTTDVGNAGAAGFSKDKAFNILIIGTDKRTGSGNEGYGDAGSVGHADTNILLHVSEDRTNATALSIPRDLIVDVPDCPTKQEDGTEKIVPGTQHVRFNTSLGQDGRDPGCTMRTVKAATGISVDHFMMADFNAVKTLTTAVDGVEVCLAKDVDDADSHLKLDKGKHTIQGEQALAFLRTRHSFGNRGDLDRIAVQQQFLGSLMRKMSSGDTLTSPTKLVKLAEATTNALTVDTGIGKPSTLKDMALELKKVPPKNISFTTVPVLDNPEEHPPVTVILNQAAAPPVFQAVADDVSFTEVKQKKKEEAASVAARLKGTQSAAGDVRVRVLNGGAEGGSAGKTVEWLQNEVGVTKSENGANAPEKLAKTTLEYAPDQADQARRLAALMGLSGSAMKPGESVVNDQGMPAMTLTLGKDFKGPGVSLTAPAKAPDNVTKSTADQVTCAK is encoded by the coding sequence GTGGACGCGCAAGGCCGTGGGCGGGCGGACGACATCGATCCCGCAGACCAATGGGTGCTCAACCCGAGCACCGGCGAATACGAACTGCGACTGACCCCTTCCGCGCCGCGACCGGGGAGAGCCGGCGTACCGAGCCCGAGAGGGCCCGTCAAGGCGGAGGGCAGCCGCGGATCCACGCCGGCCCGGCCCGACCGGGAGACCCGGGCGCCCGGCCGTACGGAGTCGCCCGCCGGCCTTCCGGGACCCCGCGGACGCCGGGGAGCTCGCGCCGAGCCACCGGGGCGCCGCGGGGCGCGGAACAAGCGGAGGCCGCGGAGCAAGCGGGTCCTGCTCTGGACCGGCGGCTCGATGGCCTTCGTGCTGGTGGCCGTCTCGGCCGCCGGCTACGCCTACCTCAAGCACCTCGAAGGCAACGTCACGACCACGGACGTGGGCAACGCCGGTGCCGCCGGTTTCAGCAAGGACAAAGCCTTCAACATACTGATCATCGGCACCGACAAGCGCACCGGATCCGGTAACGAGGGATACGGGGATGCCGGCAGTGTCGGTCACGCCGACACCAACATCCTGCTGCACGTCTCCGAGGACCGGACGAACGCGACGGCGCTGAGCATCCCGCGCGACCTCATCGTCGACGTACCCGACTGCCCGACGAAGCAGGAGGACGGCACCGAGAAGATCGTGCCGGGGACGCAGCACGTCCGCTTCAACACCAGCCTCGGCCAGGACGGCCGCGACCCGGGCTGCACCATGCGTACCGTCAAGGCGGCCACCGGCATCTCGGTGGACCACTTCATGATGGCGGACTTCAACGCGGTGAAGACGCTGACGACCGCGGTCGACGGGGTCGAGGTGTGCCTCGCCAAGGATGTCGACGACGCCGACTCGCACCTGAAGCTCGACAAGGGAAAGCACACCATTCAGGGCGAGCAGGCGTTGGCCTTCCTCCGTACCCGGCACAGTTTCGGCAACAGGGGCGACCTCGACCGCATCGCGGTCCAGCAGCAGTTCCTCGGCTCGCTGATGCGCAAGATGTCCTCCGGCGACACGCTCACGAGCCCCACCAAGCTGGTGAAGCTCGCGGAGGCGACCACCAACGCGCTGACCGTGGACACCGGCATCGGCAAGCCCAGCACGCTCAAGGACATGGCACTGGAGCTGAAGAAGGTCCCGCCGAAGAACATCTCCTTCACCACGGTGCCGGTGCTCGACAACCCGGAGGAGCACCCCCCGGTGACGGTGATCCTCAACCAGGCAGCCGCGCCTCCGGTCTTCCAGGCCGTCGCCGACGACGTCTCCTTCACCGAGGTGAAGCAGAAGAAGAAGGAAGAGGCCGCTTCGGTCGCCGCCCGCCTCAAGGGCACCCAGTCCGCCGCGGGCGACGTGCGGGTGCGGGTCCTCAACGGCGGCGCCGAGGGCGGCTCCGCGGGGAAGACCGTGGAGTGGCTGCAGAACGAAGTGGGCGTGACCAAGTCCGAGAACGGCGCCAACGCCCCGGAGAAGCTCGCGAAGACGACGCTGGAGTACGCCCCCGACCAGGCGGACCAGGCCCGTCGGCTCGCCGCCCTGATGGGCCTGTCCGGATCGGCGATGAAGCCGGGCGAGAGCGTCGTCAACGACCAGGGCATGCCCGCCATGACGCTGACCCTCGGCAAGGACTTCAAGGGTCCCGGGGTCTCCCTCACCGCCCCCGCGAAGGCACCGGACAACGTGACCAAGTCCACGGCCGACCAGGTGACGTGCGCGAAGTAG
- a CDS encoding bifunctional 5,10-methylenetetrahydrofolate dehydrogenase/5,10-methenyltetrahydrofolate cyclohydrolase, with protein sequence MDGTALARRTLEAVSASAADILRRTGTAPCLATVLVGEDPASVTYVRMKRARCAKAGIESRHVALPAEVSTAGLVETITELSEDPGVHGILLQHPVGPHIDERAAFEAIAPEKDVDGVTMHSFAAMGFGLPGFVSCTPGGIMRLLDAYEVDLAGKHAVVVGRSAILGKPAGMLLLGRDATVTYCHSRTVGLPGLVREADVLIAAVGRPRFIAGTDIKPGAVVIDAGYSPGNVGDVDFESARERAGLITPVPGGVGPMTIAVLLDQTVEAATRRLGLD encoded by the coding sequence ATGGACGGCACCGCCCTCGCCCGTCGTACCCTCGAAGCGGTCTCCGCCTCGGCGGCCGACATCCTGCGGCGAACGGGGACGGCCCCCTGCCTGGCGACCGTACTCGTCGGCGAGGACCCCGCTTCGGTGACCTACGTACGGATGAAGCGCGCCCGGTGCGCGAAGGCAGGCATCGAGTCACGTCATGTGGCTCTGCCCGCCGAGGTCTCCACCGCCGGGCTCGTCGAGACGATCACGGAGCTCTCCGAAGACCCCGGAGTGCACGGCATCCTGCTCCAGCACCCGGTGGGCCCCCACATCGACGAGCGCGCCGCGTTCGAGGCGATCGCGCCGGAGAAGGACGTCGACGGCGTCACCATGCACTCCTTCGCCGCCATGGGATTCGGCCTGCCCGGCTTCGTCTCCTGCACCCCGGGCGGGATCATGCGGCTGCTCGACGCGTACGAGGTCGACCTCGCCGGCAAGCACGCCGTCGTCGTGGGGCGCAGCGCCATCCTCGGCAAGCCCGCCGGCATGCTCCTGCTCGGCCGGGACGCCACGGTGACGTACTGCCACTCCCGTACGGTCGGCCTGCCGGGGCTCGTGCGGGAGGCCGACGTGCTGATCGCCGCGGTCGGCAGGCCGCGCTTCATCGCCGGTACGGACATCAAGCCCGGGGCGGTGGTGATCGACGCGGGCTACAGCCCCGGCAACGTCGGGGACGTCGACTTCGAGTCCGCCCGTGAACGGGCCGGGCTGATCACCCCGGTGCCCGGAGGTGTCGGGCCGATGACCATCGCCGTGCTCCTCGACCAGACGGTCGAAGCGGCGACGCGTCGACTCGGTCTGGACTGA